The Zalophus californianus isolate mZalCal1 chromosome 6, mZalCal1.pri.v2, whole genome shotgun sequence DNA window ttaaataatattttgatatgttttttcaatctttttgttgttgtagagacacattttttaaacaagttgGGATCATACTGTATGGtcaatttatattcttttttcatctAAACTATCTTGATTATTTCCCCTTGTTATTGTGGGATAATAAAATAGTTATTGACTATTTTAATGACTAGTATGCTTAGTAAGAATATGCCATGGTACATGTAATACTTGCAGCCTTTCTCTTTAGTTGGCTACTTaggtcatttccagtttttttgcttttatacGTAATGGTATAGATATTCATAGTTCATcgtttgctattttaattatagtCTAGGAGTAGTTTCCTAGGAAATAAACTGCcgtgaaaaataatataaattgatCTATTTTGCTAAACTGCTTTCCAAAAAGGTTGAACCTACTTGTGCCTCCAGGAAGGGTGCTCTTGTCACCCCACTCTTGCTGTCATggaacattgtttttttaatctgttgtttACAAAGGATCTCATTTGCTTTCTATAACCATCAGTGAGGCCACATACACTTTTCATATGCTTCTAATCATCATAAAATCTTGATCTTATTTCCCCTTTTTCTAATGTGATTAGTGGGTTCTTTAAATATTCATGTGaacttttctatatatagtaaGGATAATGATACTTTGCTGCATTTGTTAAAGATTTTCTTCAGTTTGGTTGtctttcattttacttatgaTTTGttagttttagtagtttttagtTCTATTTACCGAAtttacagactttatttttattttttttcttcttttatgcttAGAAAGTCATTGCCACGTGATGATCGGCTATTCATCTGTATTTTCTCTAGTAGTTTTATtagggttgtgttttttttttacattcagcTCTTTAGGCCAGCCAGATTGATTTATATTTTGGTAAATGGTACAAGGTCAGGGtataatttcagatttttcctTTCACATGTATTGAATGATCTTTTTTCCCCAATGATTCATGATGCAGTCTTTATCGTTACGTTAAGCCATTTTGAATAGCAGAGTATGTTTCTGGCCTCTATTCTTGTTCATTGATCAGTCTGTCAATTCTTATGCTGGTCGCACATTGTTACAGTTATCACCCATCTTTAATGAGGTCCTGTATAAACCTTCCTTTCATTAAGTGAAAATAATTCTATTTGAATGGGGAGGGGAACCTAcccttggagaaaaaaatacaagtcaaGAGCTTATCTGTAGCCTAGGTTTCTTAGCCCTTATGGTTCCTAAATCCTTAAACTGTTTTGAAACTACACCACACACATGGTTTTGTAGGTTTTAGCTTCTGCTGTGCCTATCTGACGCTTGTTGGTTTATTTTAGAACTCCAGAGAGGAGCTTCTCTCTCAACACATAGACCATGATGCAACAATACAGTATTCTATGCAATGTAATATTATTGTACTTCCCATACAGAAAATTACTAAAACACtaataccaaacatttaaaagttttGCTTAGAACCTTAAAGGGGTAATCCATTAATGAATTATGTCAGAAATTTGTGGTTAAATGTgcaattttaattcattaaaaaaacacaccTTGTTCTcaagaattatattttaacatgaaGGATATGAAAAACAATTGCAAGCTGTGTTTATACTTTAAGTTACCTAGTTACAACTCGCTCCTTAAGCACATACTTTAGCCATCACATGGTATAGGTATTAGACCACATCTTGACTTTGGAGAGAGAGATGAGTATGTAATTAACTTGAATGTTAatacaaacatttaagaaaatttcacGATTAATATTTTAGGATGAACCTGTAGTAACATTATCTTCGTGtatttaaattgtaaaaaatttGAATGTATGAAACAGGGTTATGAAACAGGACATCTATAGCTATGAGCAAAAGTTACACATAAAAAGTCAATCCTTAAAAGATAATCTACGACATTGCATTGCTGTTAACAAATACTGAGAGTGAAAAaaaccttcattttgtttttcatatctgATTTAGtactagtttttttaaataattaggaaAACAGTATAATACAGAAGCTTGAAAGTTGCAGATAAGCCTATAATATGCCCCAGAGGTAAAACAGTAAAGAGTGGTGTTCAGAATATACTTGTAAGTGTCCAGAcatggttatttattttgtttctctattttataGGTGTACCTTTATCTACACAGTGGGGACCTCAAGGCTATTTCTACCCAATCCAGATTGCACAGTATGGGTTAAGTCATTACAGCAAGAATCTAACTGAGAAACCCCCTCACGTAGAGGTGTATGAAACAGCAGAAGACAGGGACAGAAACAGCAAGCCTAATGACTGGACCGTGCCAAAGGGGTGCTTTATGGCTAGTGTGGCTGATAAGTCTAGATTCACCAATGTTAAACAGTTCATTGCTCCAGGTAAGTGATGTATTATTATATGTGCCTGTTAATTTTATGTTGATTTATGGCACCTGATACtcccttaaaattgtttttatggttttaaaaagcacattagcAGACCCTTTATATctatataaagaaacaaatggtGTCACTCAAGTGAAAtccctagaaaaagaacagctaaAAATTcaaggttataaaaaaaaaaatacttaaaaagccAAACCATAGATTGAATATTAAGATCTCCTTCCAGGGATCTGTGTCCCACAGGAATGATGCTCCTTAGTTCATTTTAGTATTTCAGTACAGTATTTAattctttaacttttaaactatttttctttaaggtagaaattctttatagagcATGCCatcctttcctttgcctttttttttttaccagcagctttttattttttcaagatactATAGCATTAGCAACCAGGCCTGCTTCTCATATTGAGTTTTGTTAATGCAGTAGATTGTCTCAAACTTCatataaaaccattttattaataaaatcatttataaaatcaaattaacTTTATGCAACATTTCCCCTTTTAGTAAGACAGTCTCATTAATTAGcttgtaatatatttttctccACTAATCAATATCCATGAGAATTAATGAGTCCATTActtaaaaagacaatgaaataattttagttaGCACCTCAGGCTTAATTCTCTATGGGGAAATGTTGTCAAGAACAgaactccttcctccccacccccaacctttcAGTCGGTAAATAAAACGAGAGAAAAGGTTATAAGACCTCTTCTGTATTCTCTCCTTGTCCTTTATTGATGACCGTATAATTCACAGACCTTGAAAGCCACAATACAAATCTACTCATTCTAGATGGCCTTAAGTAATAGATTTATGAGTGCTTAATGCAGTGCAAATAATGGGTGAcctttagtttttattctgtGACTGGAACTTCTTTTCTCCTATGGTATTCTGTGATATTCCAGTACATAGAGCATCTTTGCTTGATTGGTGAGAAAGTATGCGGAGATGTTTAAGAATATGTAGCTTGCGATACCTAAGAGATTATTGTAGCAGAACATGATTAGACTTTGCCAAAGGACATTTGTTTGTACCCAAGGAGCTTATTTTTGCACTAATCAATAATGTTGTCTGGATTAGGGTAGAAAACAGCAGTCCTAATCTTGATCTCCTCAAATGCTGGCAAGTTTTCTAGAACAGTTCTTTGAACTCTATCCTATTTAAAGCAATAGATTTCATTGTGCACTTCTGGATGCCCTGGGTAATACAAAAGATAAGTCTCCTCATACTACGTGAGGGACCCTCACTTTACCTCttcattctgcagcccatggagaTAAAACCACTGCATCTACAACTGCTATTGGTGGGAGTGTGCTAACTGGGAATGGGGTGCTTGTTTTGATATCTTGGGCATGCCTAGAGGTGCATTTGATCCAAATGTTTGAGGGCAAGTGGGTTGGAATTACATGGGAGTTGTTGCTCAGAGCAGGAGAACGGAATCAAAGAGGTGAGACTGTTGTATTGAAGACAGGTATGGGGAGATGAGGCTTTTCAGAGGATGTAGACTTCATGGGAGATAAATTCAGAGAATCGCTGTTGAGAAGAAATTGGAACTGTATATAAAAGCATAGGCCTCAATGAAGTGTCTCTGGAGGACCAGGGGCCAAATGCTgttggccttttattttttctttttggatcttGAATTGTTTTCCCTGAAAGGAAATTAAGTTGTCTAGAAGAAAGAACCAGAACATGGGTctgcatatttttattcttttgtttgttgaaTAATGTTTTGTTCCTCTgcctaattttaaaattgaatgaactgaaactttatacctgtCGTActctattaaattaaattagcttTCCCTTTCCGGAAGCGCTCTCTCCACTTCATTTCCATGACCTCACTTTCTCCCCTGTCTCTGTGTAGCCATTCTTTCTCAGACATCTTGTGAGTTCTCTTCTTTTGCCTGGCCCTTATCGCTTGGTATTCCTCAAGGTTCTGAGTAGGGAGGACTTCTCACTGCATCCAGTAAACCTGttgattaaaatgaatgaatattaatgGTTTGTGTTACAGGTGAAAACACTGATTTATGAGACTGTCCTTAAATGTTTATCATCCTTTGTTGCCTAAAGGGACATATACACTACCACATATGCCAAGAATAAACACTTGTAGTGACTCCCAGGTTTAACTGCtcagagagaaaaggagtcatggatttcaaaaaatggaaaacccaaaactttCTACTAAGAGATTTAAAGCAGGGGTCTCCAGATAGCATAATACCTTCAGCAGAGCTCAGACCTTGCCTGCTACATTTCCAAAGCGGTTGCCACAACCACACTCACATCCCGTTTGCTACCATTTGGATCCTTCTGAGCGATGCTGACTACTTTAACTACTCTGTATatctagaaaatggaaattaaaagactTACAAGATTGTTGTGAAGACTACGATTGTCTGCCGGTTGATTCGTGTCGGGGATTGGGACTTTGTctctcctgtgtggctcagtaacCCCCTCTGGTGGTGATGGGGTTTTAGGAAAATAGTTTTTTTGAAAGGTTATATCCCATGACATAATTTATTACTGAGTTCTTTGAACTAATCTGTTATAGTGAAACATAAGGTAATTGAGACCATATCATTTCATAGATTTGTATTCATAAAGTGAATTAGAATGGAATTCTGGGAGGAAAATGGGTTCAGCTTCCTCCCATTTGGACTAATAAATTTGGATCACTGTTACCCAGTTTCATGAGAATGGATGTCATAGTTAGCAATATTGCCTTATTAATGAGGCATTACcctaagaatgaaaaaataaggaaCACTCAAGATAGCCTTCTCTACTGAATGTAATTGAAACTTGAGCGATTCATCAGTCAATTCAGAATCCTGCAGTGTTTCAGAAATGTTGTATTGAGTGTCAGATTCCATTTTACCGTAGATATAGGAAAATGCTAGTTAAGAGATTGCATATTGACATTTTTCCAGATAAAATGGGTTTTTATTAGAAGTATGCTTctgaaatcactttttaaaaagtcactcaaAGCATCATTTGATGTGTAAGTCTATCAAGATGTTCTCATTCCTTATACAACTTCCATGATTGTTCCATCAAATGGAATCATTAAGGGCCTTGGATCAATTATATCCCAACACTGGTAGAGTCCAGTGTTGGGGGACTTGAACAACCAACTCAACATGCTAAGACTCTCCAGGTTAATCACACTGTATACACTATCATCAGTCCACACTTCGTCCTTGCTCCTGGTGACACACTGAAGATTTCCTCAAGAACTCCTCAAAGTGGATGTGATTCTGTGGCTATGTTTAAGAGAAATAACTCTTCCACCGATTATGCTCATGAGAATGCCATATCcagtatcatttcttttttacagtCTTTGAACTTGGGTCCAGGAATCCTGGTTTCTGGTCCCTTCTCTACCACTAATTAGCATTTGGCTTGGGGCAAACCTTTTAACCTTGCAAAACTTCCAtatcttcatctctaaaatggaagtAGTAATTCCTGCTCTACCAGCCTCAGATTATTGTAAGGATCATACGAGATAACACATGAGAATGTGTTTCGAAAATATGTTTCATAGAGATCAAGGCATATTTACCTTGAaggttatatataaaatatgcactacctatttgttgttgttgttcttgctgctgctgctgctgatacGTTTTAATatgctctgtttcttttcttggtaGATCTAGACCAGCAGTATTCAGAAAGTCAGCTTTCTGGGAATCCACCATCATTGTACTATAGATATGCAAGAGAAATTTCCCATTTGGTAATTTGCCAGACAAAACAGCTGTTAACTATTTTATCAGTCTCTGAAAGCCAATGGCTTCAGAATAATAATCATAATCGCTATCAATGTTCACTTTGTTCTAagccactgtcttttttttaatcctcccaaTTACCTTGCGAAGTAATATTATCTCTATTCAacatgtgaagaaactgaagttcaaagagCTCTTTCATCTTGAACATCTCAAAGCTAGGAAGTAGAAGAGAAACAATTCAAACAAGGTTTTGTGgggtttgggcttttttttttctttccttttttttttcttttaactccaaagcctatgcttctccctcatcctcccCCAGTATCCATCACTTCTTGTTGACTACCTGAGCCCATTacttaattttcagaaattttattccCAATTCCAGCAAATATCTGAAAACAAACCGATCATTTTCAGCATCATTTAGTAATTAAGAGTGTGTAttgtggaggggtgcctggctggctcagccgggagagtgtgcaactcttgatcttggagtcaggagttcgagccccacattgggtatagagattacaaaaaaagtaaacaaacttacaaaaaaaaagtgtgtattgTGGAGCCAGACTAGGCAACCTAGGTTCAGCATTTTGTATCATAAATTCCCTGTGTCTCAGTTTGTCAGCCGTAAGGTAAGAGTAATAATAGCACTAGTCTTGTAATTGTTCTGAAGATTAAAATAGAGTTaatatgaggaataaatgagttaatgtgagttaatataatatataaattaggaCATAGTAAATACCtactaaatgttaattaaataaaaaaattttaattcatgtgTAATCTAGCTTCTCACAAAATGTGctgagccaattttttttttctttttataaaatggatataTTAAAACAGTCATTGATTATTGATCAGCTAGCATTTGATCTAGAAAAGGCAGTTTGATCCACAGTACCTTATCCATTTTCTCTTAACCCTCTAATGTAAATTAGGCCTGATGCTTGAAAGCCATCATAGACTCATCATTTGTTTATGGttacttttgtaaaataattgatgatgatgatcataGGACACGAAATATTGAAGTGTTAATTTTGTGTGGTTAGTGGTTATCAAAGATGAATTGCAATTAACTTTTAATACAAAGAGCTTTTCTTTTAACTAGTCTTTGTTGGTATGTTTTTTCCCCTACAGAAACCAGTGAAGGTGTATCCTTGCAACTGGGGAacacaaaagattttattatttcatttgaccTCAAGTTCTTGACAAATGGAAGTGTGTCCGTGGTTCTAGAGACCACAGAAAAGAATCAGCTCTTCACTGTACATTATGTCTCAAATTCCCAACTAAttgcttttaaagaaagagaCATATACTATGGCATTGGGCCTAGAACTTCATGGAGCACGGTTACAAGGGACCTGGTCACTGACCTCAGGAAAGGAGTGGGTCTTTCCAACACAAAAGCTGTCAAGCCAACCAAAATAATGCCCAAAAGGGTGGTTAGGTTGATTGCAAAAGGGAAAGGATTCCTCGACAACATTACCATCTCCACCACAGCCCACATGGCCGCATTCTTTGCTGCCAGTGATTGGCTGGTAAGGAACCAGGATGAGAAAGGTGGCTGGCCAATTATGGTGACCCGTAAGTTAGGAGAGGGGTTCAAGTCTTTAGAGCCAGGGTGGTACTCTGCCATGGCCCAAGGGCAAGCCATTTCTACATTAGTCAGGGCCTATCTGTTGACAAAAGACCATTTATTCCTCAGTTCAGCTTTAAGGGCAACAGCCCCTTACAAGTTTCTGTCAGAGCAGCATGGAGTTAAGGCTGTGTTTATGAATAAACATGACTGGTATGAAGAATATCCAACCACACCTAGCTCTTTCGTTTTAAATGGCTTTATGTATTCTTTAATTGGGCTGTATGACTTAAAAGAAACTGCAGGGGAAAAACTTGGGAAAGAAGCAAGGTCCTTGTACGAGCGAGGCATGGAATCTCTTAAAGCCATGCTCCCCTTGTATGACACTGGCTCAGGGACCATCTATGACCTCCGCCACTTCATGCTTGGCATTGCCCCCAACCTGGCCCGCTGGGACTACCACACCACTCACATCAATCAGCTGCAGCTACTCAGCACCATCGATGAGTCCCCAATCTTCAAAGAATTTGTCAAGAGGTGGAAAAGCTACCTTAAAGGCAGCAGGGCAAAGCACAACTAGAGCTCAGAACCAAAATCATCTTTCAGCCTCTGCCGTACACAAAAACCATGGGCCCTATCTCAGCAGAGCTTAGGCACATTTTAAAAGGTGGTATACTAGGTTTTTGTGGATTACATCGAAGTGATAAACCAGTCTTCTGAGATAATTGCATTCTGTGGGTTGGGTGTTTCGAAACATAGGTGGCATTCGGAGCAGAAAAGTGTTTAGTCGATGGCTGAACAGGGATGTTTAACTTTGTCTTGCTTATTAAATAACGTCTACAGTTCCACAGATGGTCCAGTCCCTCTGGGTCTGGCGAAGACACTGGTAAGTAGCTGCTACTGGCCAACTGTCCGGCACGTACCTGAAAACTTAGTATGGgtctcttttaaaatgtgatgatTTATGTTTATGTTggaaacaaactttaaaaaaataatgtgctgTAATACAGTAAATGTGTACTCGCAGCCTGAATAGTGGACTGTgtgcaactttttaaaatgatgtttcttTTCTACAGATTAATTTCTTGGCGAACTTTGTGTTGCATTTCTTGAATTTGTTACATATGGAGAATATTTTGAATGTACGGTTTTCTTGAAATGTGTAAATTAACACAACCAGTGTTCAGGCTTCACAGTTATATAACGTAAGCACAACTAAAACAAAACTTGTTGACTGCACaagaaatcacaaaaatgttATGTTTTATGAAACTTGATCTACAATCAGTAAAGATTTGATAATCAATggatccctccccacccccgctgtgATGGTTTCTTTTTGTCACTGTCTAgaattctgtatttcatttcaGACTATACTTGAGAGTTTTGTCTATTTTGGGGGACATTTTTGGGACGTTGTGGACATTTTATTGGAGAAAGGGGCTAATCCATTCCCACTAccctttcaggattttttttttccctctttaaagaaaaatactatgtCAGATATTACACACAAGAATCATGGCAGGTTTTTTCCCTACTTTTGGATCATTCTTGGTCATCAACTTTCCAGACCATTGACTCTGCACATGAGtgtttttcctttgcaattttaattttaaattatttcagctcTTGGATAGAAGTGATTGATGCTACTGCATTTGCTGTATGTGTGTAACCAGACCTTTATTTGGGTTTTCTATCCCACTATACCTTACCTCACATAAATAGGTTTCACAACCCTTGTACCCTGGGCAGTGTCTGCGGTAGGGCTTCAGGCATTATCAGAATCAAGCGAggttgattttgttgtttttgttgaatGTATGACAGTACACTAAATGAGTACTGTAACTTACACAGATTGAAATATGAGACCCCACACTTTCAGGAGACTGAGTCTGACAAACACGTCACAGTTTGTGACCTGTATTAAATGCACATCAAGAGCCACGTGGGCACTTGCCTACATACTGCATCTTAAATCGAACTCAGCCTACTGACACTACTTAGAAACCAGAAACTATATACACATCTATGAATAGAataaacatgcaaaatatatatGTTAGTGGCAAagggagcaggagcagagaggacAATATAGATGTACACTGAAGACAGTAGTAAACCGGCCGTGGAAAAGGAAGCTTAAAATCCCAAGTTACATGACCACAGCTCTCTTCCTCCCACAACACAACAGTTGTGGGTTATTAAGCTTCCCCCTGGCTTTTGACCTTTGTCGTTCTTAGACATGATTAGATGTCTCCACAAGAATATCTGgactcctttttttatttcagtgccCCAACATAAACTTTCTCCAATTGGGAAACCCTTTGCCCTTCATCTTGGTTGTTATTACCGAGAGCGGTCCAGACTTCTGCCTTGTGTTTGCATACTGGTCCTTCAGACTAAGGGATTCCAtgaaaacagcatggtactgctTCCGCGACAAATATCAGTGCCTTAACAATGTGGCTGTCCTTTTCCactgaaaaaggaaagacattttgATCTAGAAATGGCATTGCTGTTTCACTGCTGTTGGTTTCACACTGCCTTCCACGTTGCAACAGCAACTTGATTTTTCTTGTGATCCCAGAATTTTCTAAGAGGATGAGTTGAACCTGTGGCAGCTCTGCCAGCGTGGTTCTCCGGCTTTCGGGTGCCTccgaatcacctgggagcttccTGAGCGACAGATGCCGACAGTCACTAAGTCTGCCTGGGAAGCAGGATAGTCTGCATATTTAACAAGCATTCAGATCTTTCTGGTGCAGGTGATCTGCAGGGCAGACGTGGAGGAGCACTGCCCAAGACCATCAATTGCATTTTTGTTCCAAAACACCTACAGCgttctttataggtttttaaATCATGTAAAATGTTTACTTATTCTGAGCTTAGAGAGAATGGGGaaggtattttaaagttttattttgttttgtttctttaaatttttctttgtttccagaTAATGAGTATTCGTTTTTTACACTTGAGTTAGCTTTGATGTTAAATTAAATCTGTTGCCACTTCGGTTGTAAAACCAGCCAAAAGTTTCCAGATAAAGGTCAAGTTTGACCCTTTGGGATTGTTGTACATAAAGGCTTCATCCAAAAAGCATCCAGTGTACGTGAGCAGATACAGAAATGGCCCGAGCCCAGCTCCAGACGTGGCAGTCCTTTCCTTCGCCCGGCGCGGACTCTGGCCGCAAGCTGCTGTCCTCTTCCTCGTTGCAATTGTTGTTCTTGTTCCTCCTCCATTGTACATGTGGGTTAGAGACCATGTGTCAAATATGCAATAAAGTGTTTACTGGATGCCCTTCTGAAGGGTGGTCCTTTGTAAAGCTGTACAGACTTTGGGGTTTAAGCACAATGTGCACATGTTAGTTTTCTATACAGCAAAACTTGATTTTTTGCAGATGGAAAGGTATTTTGTTTCTATACAAAGTAAATGGATTGTTTGTGCTTCATGTAAAGCTGctttataaaattgtaaaataaagtttttatcttaaaaaggAATATACCTGGATATTTGTTCCTTCTCtaatctcagattttttttttgtgcccAGCAAGTGGATTTCTGACCATTTTCTGTTCAACCGGTGACAACTAGTCAGGCGACAGATGTTCACGAGAGGTGTATGAGGTCCTGTAAGACAAAGTGGGGAAGAAACTGTCACGTGGGCCTCACCCCGGGAGGTGTAAGGTACATGGGGACACGGTGTCCACAGAACAGTTTCGGAAAGATAAAATGCCAAATCGTGTGGTCAGTCAGGGAAGGTATTGTAGAGGAGACAGAGCCTAAGTGGGGCCCTCAGGCCCGGGGACCAGGTAGAAGAAGAGGAGGGGTAACAGGAGCAAAAACAGCGCATGGCAGCTGTGAGGGTGCCCTTTCCAGGCTCATTCAGACTGGTCACCATTTTTGTCTGATTCTGATTTATTTGGAAGTTTGTCCTTCCTGGATTTTCTATACTTGTCTCTTCTCCAGATCAACAAGCATTGTTTCAtccttttccccctcttcttctccGAGAGTAATGATATAGGCTCCCCAAATGCATATAAAACCAGAGACCAGTCTGGGTTTATGTTGTGTTTCCTTGCCCATCATTTTTGGGGTTATAGGCATTCTGCACCGTTTGTATAATGGAATTTCAATGGGTCACCAGTCAACTTCTTCTAGCTGATGTGTGCACATATTTTGTCAACATCCTTGGTGTCTCTTTTTTGTCTCTCCTCAGTCGGGAAACAGCCATAGGTTGCAAGCAGTTCTGGGTCTGGATGAGG harbors:
- the GLCE gene encoding D-glucuronyl C5-epimerase isoform X1, whose amino-acid sequence is MNFSSCLHRYGLNMRCLAARVNYKTLIIICTLFTLVTVLLWNKCSSDKAIQFPRHLSSGFRVDGIEKRAAASESNNYVNHMAKQSEEAFPQEQQKAPPVVGSFNSNGGSKVLGLKYEEIDCLINDEHTIKGRREGNEVFLPFTWVEKYFDVYGKVVQYDGYDRFEFSHSYSKVYAQRAPYHPDGVFMSFEGYNVEVRDRVKCISGVEGVPLSTQWGPQGYFYPIQIAQYGLSHYSKNLTEKPPHVEVYETAEDRDRNSKPNDWTVPKGCFMASVADKSRFTNVKQFIAPETSEGVSLQLGNTKDFIISFDLKFLTNGSVSVVLETTEKNQLFTVHYVSNSQLIAFKERDIYYGIGPRTSWSTVTRDLVTDLRKGVGLSNTKAVKPTKIMPKRVVRLIAKGKGFLDNITISTTAHMAAFFAASDWLVRNQDEKGGWPIMVTRKLGEGFKSLEPGWYSAMAQGQAISTLVRAYLLTKDHLFLSSALRATAPYKFLSEQHGVKAVFMNKHDWYEEYPTTPSSFVLNGFMYSLIGLYDLKETAGEKLGKEARSLYERGMESLKAMLPLYDTGSGTIYDLRHFMLGIAPNLARWDYHTTHINQLQLLSTIDESPIFKEFVKRWKSYLKGSRAKHN
- the GLCE gene encoding D-glucuronyl C5-epimerase isoform X2, encoding MRCLAARVNYKTLIIICTLFTLVTVLLWNKCSSDKAIQFPRHLSSGFRVDGIEKRAAASESNNYVNHMAKQSEEAFPQEQQKAPPVVGSFNSNGGSKVLGLKYEEIDCLINDEHTIKGRREGNEVFLPFTWVEKYFDVYGKVVQYDGYDRFEFSHSYSKVYAQRAPYHPDGVFMSFEGYNVEVRDRVKCISGVEGVPLSTQWGPQGYFYPIQIAQYGLSHYSKNLTEKPPHVEVYETAEDRDRNSKPNDWTVPKGCFMASVADKSRFTNVKQFIAPETSEGVSLQLGNTKDFIISFDLKFLTNGSVSVVLETTEKNQLFTVHYVSNSQLIAFKERDIYYGIGPRTSWSTVTRDLVTDLRKGVGLSNTKAVKPTKIMPKRVVRLIAKGKGFLDNITISTTAHMAAFFAASDWLVRNQDEKGGWPIMVTRKLGEGFKSLEPGWYSAMAQGQAISTLVRAYLLTKDHLFLSSALRATAPYKFLSEQHGVKAVFMNKHDWYEEYPTTPSSFVLNGFMYSLIGLYDLKETAGEKLGKEARSLYERGMESLKAMLPLYDTGSGTIYDLRHFMLGIAPNLARWDYHTTHINQLQLLSTIDESPIFKEFVKRWKSYLKGSRAKHN